From one Actinomycetes bacterium genomic stretch:
- a CDS encoding TetR/AcrR family transcriptional regulator yields MAKVASSSATESTTALTTGEATRARLLDAAIEVLAERGYNAVRVDDIVQRADVSHGTFYLYFANKDAMVVALAERCAAELGGLVAGLGSVSAAASGRNEVRDWLEDFIEHYRTYGVVIRSWVEQSANPELTKLGVDSLANVSSVLIDRIRETHPGDAETRVTALIALMERFTYLAVNRDLGEPGAVVDTAATVIHRSFFAEAG; encoded by the coding sequence ATGGCCAAGGTCGCCAGCTCCAGCGCCACGGAATCCACAACAGCGCTGACCACCGGCGAAGCCACCCGGGCGCGCCTGCTCGATGCGGCGATCGAGGTGCTCGCCGAGCGGGGCTACAACGCGGTGCGGGTCGACGACATCGTGCAGCGCGCCGACGTGTCCCATGGCACGTTCTACCTCTACTTCGCCAACAAGGACGCCATGGTCGTGGCGCTGGCCGAGCGGTGTGCTGCAGAACTGGGCGGTCTCGTGGCCGGCCTCGGGTCGGTGTCCGCTGCAGCCTCGGGACGCAATGAGGTGCGTGACTGGCTCGAGGACTTCATCGAGCACTACCGCACCTACGGGGTCGTCATCCGCTCCTGGGTTGAGCAGTCGGCCAACCCCGAGCTCACGAAGCTGGGTGTGGACAGCCTCGCGAACGTGTCGTCGGTACTCATCGACCGGATCCGCGAAACACATCCCGGCGACGCAGAGACGCGCGTGACCGCCCTGATCGCCCTCATGGAGCGCTTCACCTACCTGGCGGTCAACCGCGACCTCGGTGAACCCGGGGCAGTGGTCGACACTGCCGCGACGGTGATCCATCGTTCGTTCTTCGCCGAGGCCGGCTGA
- the ppsA gene encoding phosphoenolpyruvate synthase, producing MNNWTRKLGNLTLADVDLVGGKNANLGEMIGAGFPVPGGFAVTAQAYLDAMDAAPDASGKSLRQALLDDVANADVSDPASLTALSDSVHDRIRAAGMPEDMAEVVKSAYDEAGGGAVAVRSSATNEDGADASFAGMNETYTNVIGHDQLIQRIVDCWASLYGERVISYRAGREIADEPAIAVAVQHMVNSEASGVMFTVDPSTEDRNLLVIEAAQGLGEVVVGGLVEPDTYTVDRAAHRIRNIRLGHQAFRIVRGDDGQDRTEDLSEDDGAQQVLPADRIVELSDIGVKVEEYYEMPMDTEWALEDGKLYLVQARPITTLHAGGASAGDNGDGAAASDEPLPEPLITGLPASPGVVTGKVRVLQSHEEGGTLKDGEILVAPMTSPDWVPTMRRAAALVTDGGGMTCHAAIVSRELGVPGMVGTRNATTVLRTGEQVTVDGKAGRVFPGDVTKILDPPAPSGGVVVSGLPTEPGSVEPLATKLYVNLAIAERAQTVAEMPVDGVGLLRAEFMITDALGGEHPRKLIAEGRSSEFVDKMADQLLEVTRPFGTRPVVYRTTDFRTNEFRELKGGDEYEPPEENPMIGFRGAYRYLSQPEVFDLELQYLSRVHEECQNLIVMIPFVRTKWELEQVLELIDRSSLGSHRNLKRWVMAEVPSIVYRIPDYAAMGIDGVSIGSNDLTQLMLGVDRDSEVCAELFDEADDAVLDAIGSIVTAARAAGITSSLCGQAPSNRPDFAEHLVRFGITSVSVNPDVAEHTRAVMAAAERRLLLEAVRG from the coding sequence ATGAACAACTGGACCCGCAAGCTCGGCAACCTCACCCTTGCGGACGTCGACCTCGTAGGCGGCAAGAACGCGAACCTCGGCGAGATGATCGGCGCCGGCTTCCCGGTCCCCGGTGGTTTCGCCGTGACCGCCCAGGCATACCTGGATGCAATGGACGCGGCGCCGGATGCCTCCGGCAAGTCGCTGCGCCAGGCGCTCCTCGACGACGTCGCGAACGCAGACGTGTCGGATCCGGCCTCGCTGACCGCGCTCAGCGACAGCGTCCACGACCGGATCCGCGCTGCCGGAATGCCTGAAGACATGGCCGAGGTGGTCAAGTCGGCCTACGACGAGGCGGGTGGGGGCGCGGTTGCCGTCCGCTCGTCGGCCACCAATGAAGACGGCGCGGATGCCAGCTTCGCCGGCATGAACGAGACGTACACCAACGTGATCGGTCACGACCAGCTGATCCAGCGCATCGTGGACTGCTGGGCATCGCTCTACGGCGAGCGCGTGATTTCCTACCGCGCAGGCCGCGAGATCGCCGATGAACCGGCGATCGCAGTGGCCGTGCAGCACATGGTCAACTCGGAGGCCTCCGGGGTGATGTTCACCGTCGACCCCTCGACCGAAGACCGCAACCTGCTCGTCATCGAGGCCGCCCAAGGACTCGGTGAAGTTGTGGTCGGCGGGCTCGTGGAACCCGATACCTACACGGTCGACCGTGCAGCACACCGGATCCGCAACATCCGCCTCGGCCACCAGGCGTTCCGAATCGTGCGCGGTGACGACGGCCAGGACCGAACCGAGGACCTCTCCGAGGACGACGGAGCCCAACAGGTGCTGCCGGCGGACCGGATCGTGGAACTCTCCGACATCGGCGTGAAGGTCGAGGAGTACTACGAGATGCCGATGGACACCGAGTGGGCGCTGGAAGACGGCAAGCTCTACCTGGTGCAGGCCCGGCCCATCACGACGCTTCATGCAGGCGGCGCCTCGGCGGGGGACAACGGTGACGGCGCCGCCGCGTCTGACGAGCCGCTGCCCGAACCGCTGATCACCGGCCTGCCCGCATCGCCGGGCGTGGTCACGGGCAAGGTGCGTGTGCTGCAGTCCCATGAGGAGGGCGGGACGCTCAAGGACGGTGAGATCCTCGTTGCCCCGATGACCTCACCGGACTGGGTGCCCACGATGCGGCGGGCCGCTGCACTGGTCACCGATGGAGGTGGCATGACCTGCCACGCCGCAATCGTCAGCCGCGAGCTGGGCGTGCCCGGCATGGTCGGCACCCGCAACGCCACCACGGTGCTGCGCACCGGGGAGCAGGTGACGGTCGATGGCAAGGCCGGACGGGTCTTCCCGGGCGACGTCACGAAGATCCTGGATCCACCTGCACCCAGCGGTGGGGTCGTCGTCTCCGGCCTGCCGACGGAGCCGGGCTCGGTCGAGCCCCTTGCCACGAAGCTCTACGTCAACCTCGCGATCGCGGAGCGCGCCCAGACGGTCGCCGAGATGCCCGTCGACGGCGTGGGGCTGTTGCGTGCGGAGTTCATGATCACCGACGCCCTCGGTGGCGAGCACCCGCGCAAGTTGATCGCCGAGGGCCGCAGTTCGGAGTTCGTCGACAAGATGGCCGACCAGCTCCTCGAGGTGACCCGGCCGTTCGGCACGCGGCCCGTGGTGTACCGCACCACGGACTTCCGCACCAATGAGTTCCGCGAGCTCAAGGGTGGCGACGAGTACGAGCCGCCGGAGGAGAACCCGATGATCGGGTTCCGCGGTGCCTACCGGTACCTGAGCCAGCCCGAGGTGTTCGACCTGGAGCTGCAGTACCTGTCCCGTGTGCACGAGGAGTGCCAGAACCTGATCGTGATGATCCCGTTCGTACGAACGAAGTGGGAACTCGAGCAAGTGCTCGAGTTGATCGACCGCTCGTCACTCGGATCGCACCGCAACCTGAAGCGCTGGGTGATGGCCGAGGTCCCCTCGATCGTGTACCGCATTCCCGACTACGCGGCCATGGGCATTGACGGTGTGTCGATCGGCTCCAACGACCTGACCCAGCTCATGTTGGGCGTGGACCGTGATTCAGAGGTGTGCGCGGAGTTGTTCGACGAGGCCGACGACGCGGTCCTGGACGCGATCGGCAGCATCGTCACCGCTGCCCGCGCGGCGGGGATCACCTCGTCGCTCTGCGGCCAGGCGCCGTCCAACCGGCCCGACTTCGCCGAGCACCTCGTGAGGTTCGGGATCACGTCCGTTTCGGTCAACCCCGACGTGGCCGAGCACACCCGTGCGGTGATGGCGGCTGCGGAGCGCCGCCTCCTGCTCGAAGCGGTGCGGGGCTGA
- a CDS encoding DUF368 domain-containing protein, which produces MREIPFSIIRGFCMGAADIVPGVSGGTIALVFGIYRRLISSIREGSSAIGRLIKGDIDGVRVALRSVEWGFLVPLLIGIGLAILTLASVIEHQLEERPEMMAGLFMGLVLGSVVVAWGLLENRDGQRIAVGVLVAIGVFLLLGLRGGTSEETVSQVSDPAWWAYFVAGAVAICAMILPGISGSFILVMLGMYGPVLAAVSDRDLVTIGVVGLGCVVGLALFSQALHWALENHYNTVMAALIGLMLGSLRVLWPWPQGVDSTVLEAPGEAVGPTIALALVGFLVVVVIDFVSKRVGGPDHDQEVSELKS; this is translated from the coding sequence GTGCGAGAGATCCCCTTCAGCATCATCCGCGGCTTCTGCATGGGCGCCGCCGACATCGTACCGGGTGTGTCCGGCGGCACGATCGCCCTTGTCTTCGGTATCTACCGCCGACTGATCTCATCCATCAGGGAGGGATCCAGCGCCATCGGCCGCCTGATCAAGGGCGACATCGACGGTGTCAGAGTGGCGCTGCGAAGCGTCGAGTGGGGATTCCTGGTGCCGCTGCTGATCGGCATCGGTCTCGCGATCCTGACGCTCGCGAGCGTCATCGAGCATCAGCTGGAGGAGCGCCCGGAGATGATGGCCGGGCTGTTCATGGGCCTCGTGCTCGGGTCCGTGGTAGTCGCATGGGGCCTGCTGGAGAACCGTGACGGCCAGCGCATCGCGGTGGGGGTCCTGGTGGCAATCGGCGTCTTCCTGCTGCTCGGGCTCCGGGGAGGCACTTCCGAGGAGACGGTCAGCCAGGTGAGCGACCCGGCTTGGTGGGCCTACTTCGTGGCCGGCGCCGTGGCTATCTGCGCCATGATCCTGCCCGGAATCTCGGGCTCGTTCATTCTCGTGATGCTCGGCATGTACGGGCCGGTGCTGGCAGCAGTGAGCGACCGTGACCTCGTCACGATCGGCGTGGTCGGCCTCGGGTGCGTGGTTGGCCTCGCACTGTTCTCACAGGCACTTCACTGGGCGCTGGAGAACCACTACAACACTGTGATGGCCGCACTCATCGGCCTGATGCTCGGCTCGTTGCGCGTGCTGTGGCCCTGGCCCCAAGGCGTCGACAGCACGGTGCTTGAAGCCCCGGGCGAAGCGGTGGGACCGACAATCGCCCTTGCCCTGGTCGGCTTCCTCGTCGTGGTAGTGATCGACTTCGTTTCCAAGCGCGTCGGGGGCCCCGACCACGACCAGGAAGTCAGCGAACTGAAGTCCTGA
- a CDS encoding aspartate aminotransferase family protein codes for MASRALLHPFARPTEVDFISIVGGEGSTVRDSYGRTYIDAMASLWYCQVGHGRAEIIDAITAQLHTLDAFHTFEKFTNPPADALADRLAQIAPMADARVFLTSSGSEAVETALKLARLHWSWQGHPERCVVISRDRGYHGVGYGGTTAQGLAPNREHWGPLLGDVVHTDADDLEDVAAAFAEHEDRVAAVIAEPVQGAAGVWPPAPGYLNGLRELCDEYGSLLIFDEVVCAFGRLGEWWGADHFGVTPDLVTFAKGATSGYQPLGGVLVGAATRAVLEADHERWFRHGFTYSGHPAACAAALANIDLIEAEGLAARASHIADELGAGLAELVEQGAAASVRGAGGLWAITLPDETSAREVRDHMLGSGVIARPIGEHSIAYCPPLVVTDQELAQILESTSDALRAAR; via the coding sequence ATGGCCAGTCGCGCGCTTCTGCATCCGTTCGCCCGACCGACCGAGGTCGACTTCATCTCGATCGTGGGTGGCGAGGGCAGCACCGTACGGGACTCGTACGGGCGCACCTACATCGACGCGATGGCATCGCTGTGGTACTGCCAGGTGGGTCACGGACGAGCCGAGATCATCGACGCCATCACCGCGCAGCTGCATACCCTCGATGCCTTCCACACATTCGAGAAGTTCACCAACCCGCCCGCAGATGCTCTCGCCGACCGCCTGGCACAGATCGCGCCGATGGCCGACGCGCGGGTGTTCCTCACCAGTTCGGGCTCCGAGGCAGTGGAGACAGCCCTGAAGCTGGCCCGGCTGCACTGGTCATGGCAGGGGCACCCGGAGCGCTGTGTGGTCATCAGCCGCGACCGCGGCTACCACGGGGTCGGCTACGGGGGTACGACGGCACAGGGCCTGGCGCCCAACAGGGAGCACTGGGGCCCACTGCTCGGCGACGTGGTGCACACCGATGCCGACGACCTCGAGGACGTTGCCGCAGCCTTCGCCGAGCACGAGGACCGGGTTGCGGCCGTGATTGCCGAACCGGTGCAGGGCGCCGCCGGTGTGTGGCCGCCGGCTCCGGGGTACCTGAACGGCCTGCGCGAGCTGTGCGACGAGTACGGTTCGCTACTCATCTTCGACGAGGTGGTGTGCGCCTTCGGCCGCCTTGGCGAGTGGTGGGGAGCAGACCACTTCGGGGTGACTCCCGACCTGGTCACGTTCGCCAAGGGTGCGACCAGTGGATACCAGCCGCTCGGCGGGGTACTGGTGGGCGCTGCCACCCGAGCGGTGCTGGAAGCCGACCACGAACGCTGGTTCAGACACGGCTTCACCTACTCGGGTCACCCCGCAGCGTGTGCCGCGGCACTGGCCAACATCGACCTGATCGAGGCAGAGGGACTCGCAGCCCGCGCTTCGCACATCGCCGACGAGCTGGGCGCCGGGCTCGCGGAGCTCGTGGAGCAGGGCGCAGCCGCCTCGGTCAGGGGTGCGGGGGGACTCTGGGCCATCACGCTGCCCGACGAGACCTCCGCCCGCGAGGTGAGGGACCACATGCTGGGTTCCGGGGTGATCGCCCGCCCGATCGGCGAGCACTCGATCGCTTACTGCCCTCCGCTCGTGGTCACCGACCAGGAGTTGGCACAGATCCTCGAGTCCACCTCCGACGCCCTGCGGGCAGCGCGCTGA
- a CDS encoding 3-phosphoglycerate dehydrogenase translates to MPDDRPIALVTAPFRGPGLDRLREVCDVVLDPWIDHVPMRIWDGAKLAERVAETGATVLVVESDFVMGDEIMDAGLIAIGSCRGDPNNVDVAAATDRGIPVMNAPGRNADGVAELAVALTLAASRHVIPADTDLRDSAVFRDETIPYQRYRAWQLAGRTVGIVGLGAVGRAAAWRFEGLGMRVISFDPFNDEATHDSLGALLAESDVVSMHAPPMPDTLAMMGAEQFAAMRDGAVYVNTARASLHDMDALTAALANGKLSAAALDHFEGEQLPDGHPLTEMANVVLTPHIGGATYDTEVNHSAMLADDIARLLAGEPPLHCVNPEVLK, encoded by the coding sequence ATGCCAGACGATCGACCCATTGCGTTGGTTACCGCGCCGTTCCGCGGACCGGGGCTCGACCGCCTGCGGGAGGTCTGTGACGTGGTGCTGGACCCGTGGATCGACCACGTACCGATGCGGATATGGGACGGCGCCAAGCTGGCGGAGCGCGTTGCCGAAACCGGGGCGACGGTACTCGTGGTCGAGTCCGACTTCGTGATGGGCGACGAGATCATGGACGCGGGCCTGATCGCGATCGGGTCTTGCCGCGGCGACCCCAACAACGTCGACGTCGCGGCGGCGACCGATCGCGGCATCCCGGTCATGAACGCGCCCGGCCGCAACGCCGATGGTGTCGCCGAACTCGCCGTCGCCCTGACCCTTGCGGCCTCGCGGCACGTGATTCCGGCCGACACCGATCTGCGTGACAGCGCGGTCTTCCGTGACGAGACCATCCCGTACCAGCGGTACCGGGCCTGGCAGCTCGCCGGACGCACCGTCGGCATTGTCGGTCTCGGCGCGGTCGGGCGGGCCGCCGCTTGGCGATTCGAGGGCCTCGGCATGCGGGTGATCTCGTTCGATCCATTCAACGACGAGGCCACGCACGATTCGCTGGGAGCCCTGCTGGCCGAATCCGACGTGGTCTCGATGCACGCTCCCCCGATGCCCGACACTCTGGCAATGATGGGCGCGGAGCAGTTCGCGGCGATGCGCGACGGAGCGGTCTACGTCAACACCGCCCGCGCGTCGCTGCACGACATGGATGCGCTCACCGCAGCGCTGGCCAACGGCAAGCTGTCGGCCGCGGCGCTCGACCACTTCGAGGGGGAGCAACTGCCTGACGGCCACCCACTCACCGAGATGGCCAACGTGGTGCTCACACCTCACATCGGTGGAGCGACGTACGACACCGAGGTCAACCACTCTGCGATGCTTGCCGACGACATTGCTCGCCTCCTCGCGGGCGAGCCGCCACTTCACTGTGTGAACCCCGAGGTCCTCAAATGA
- a CDS encoding fuculose phosphate aldolase (catalyzes the formation of glycerone phosphate and (S)-lactaldehyde from L-fuculose 1-phosphate) — protein MPPIDEVRAAVLAAAKELHACGLVSGTAGNVSGKIEPGRYVLTPSSVPYVGMTLEDLVVVDGEGEVLDGHRSPTSEMPLHLECYRNYPEVGAVVHCHAKHSSMFAVAHKPIPAGIDEFVIYIGGDVPCADYRQSGTAELATEVAKHLADRSAALMANHGLLCVGKDVQDALHSAQVVEHNAQIMWGAEALGGVKPLPDSAVQDFTNIYDFVRGEMWGS, from the coding sequence ATGCCCCCGATCGACGAGGTCCGAGCAGCCGTGTTGGCCGCCGCGAAGGAACTGCACGCCTGCGGCCTCGTGTCGGGCACGGCCGGCAACGTGTCAGGCAAGATCGAACCCGGCCGCTACGTGCTCACGCCGTCCTCGGTTCCCTACGTCGGAATGACCCTCGAAGACCTCGTGGTGGTCGACGGCGAGGGAGAGGTGCTCGATGGGCACCGGTCCCCCACCTCCGAGATGCCGCTGCACCTCGAGTGCTACCGCAACTACCCCGAGGTCGGAGCTGTGGTGCACTGCCATGCCAAGCACTCCTCGATGTTCGCGGTCGCCCACAAGCCAATTCCGGCAGGCATCGACGAGTTCGTGATCTACATCGGAGGCGACGTGCCTTGCGCCGACTACCGACAGTCGGGCACAGCTGAACTCGCCACCGAGGTCGCCAAGCACCTGGCTGACCGCTCCGCAGCCCTGATGGCCAACCACGGCCTGCTGTGCGTGGGCAAGGACGTGCAGGACGCGCTCCACTCCGCTCAGGTGGTGGAGCACAACGCGCAGATCATGTGGGGTGCCGAGGCCCTCGGTGGCGTGAAGCCGCTCCCCGACTCCGCCGTGCAGGACTTCACCAACATCTACGACTTCGTGCGGGGCGAGATGTGGGGCAGCTGA
- a CDS encoding DUF459 domain-containing protein, whose amino-acid sequence MLVAALAGCSDGAAEQVAPGSKVTVAGDSISVGLGAALRDEVNTAVTVKVIGQEGTGLARPDRFDWPARLEELARDFPPEVLVFSVGSNDAQDLRDANGDVVAPMSDGWEDEYRDRLAQAFDAFEGTGTRLVWVGHVRMDDPTGGDTNRLVHEIAADLASSRAWVQVEDLAELTGSGEDEPSLCLLADGVHLSVECYQRAAADLAERVGAA is encoded by the coding sequence GTGCTCGTTGCCGCGCTCGCCGGGTGCTCCGACGGAGCGGCGGAGCAGGTGGCGCCCGGCTCGAAGGTCACGGTTGCCGGCGACTCGATCTCGGTCGGGCTCGGCGCCGCGTTGCGCGATGAGGTGAATACCGCGGTCACCGTCAAGGTGATCGGGCAGGAGGGAACCGGGCTCGCCCGCCCCGATCGATTCGACTGGCCCGCTCGCCTCGAGGAACTCGCACGCGACTTCCCGCCCGAGGTGCTCGTGTTCTCGGTGGGATCCAACGATGCCCAGGATCTCCGAGACGCCAATGGTGATGTGGTGGCGCCGATGTCGGATGGCTGGGAGGACGAGTACCGGGACCGTCTGGCCCAGGCCTTCGATGCGTTCGAAGGCACTGGCACGCGCTTGGTCTGGGTGGGTCATGTGCGCATGGACGACCCCACCGGCGGGGACACCAACCGCCTCGTCCACGAGATCGCAGCCGACCTGGCCAGTTCGCGTGCTTGGGTGCAAGTGGAGGATCTGGCCGAGCTGACCGGCTCGGGTGAGGACGAGCCCTCGCTGTGCTTGCTGGCCGACGGCGTTCACCTGAGCGTCGAGTGCTATCAGCGAGCCGCCGCGGACCTTGCTGAACGAGTCGGCGCAGCCTGA
- the ald gene encoding alanine dehydrogenase: protein MKPRTVGVPTEVKPDEHRVAITPDGVRELRHLDLEVLVQSGAGVGASIADADYEQAGATVVAEAVEVWERSDVLCKVKEPLEEEFGHFREDLVLFTYLHLAAYPQVADALLGASMTAVAYETVQTTEGALPLLAPMSEVAGRMSIQIGAHFLERHNGGRGVLLGGAPGVRPARVVVLGAGNVGWNAAWMAAGLEAEVHVLDRNIDRLRWTDQIQMGRILTLASNRGQVERAIAEADLVIGAVLVAGGRAPVVVSEEMVATMRPGSVIVDIAIDQGGCIETSRETTHADPVFERHGVIHYCVGNIPGAVPHTSTYALTNVTLPYLAELASRGVRDAAAVDPSLALGVNTAGGAVVNEAVAEALGRPYSPLSDALD, encoded by the coding sequence ATGAAACCCCGAACGGTTGGTGTACCCACCGAGGTCAAGCCTGATGAGCACCGGGTGGCGATCACTCCCGACGGTGTGCGTGAGCTGCGCCACCTCGACCTGGAGGTACTGGTCCAGTCCGGTGCCGGCGTGGGCGCGTCCATCGCCGATGCCGACTACGAGCAGGCCGGCGCGACAGTGGTTGCCGAGGCCGTAGAGGTGTGGGAGCGCTCGGATGTGCTCTGCAAGGTGAAGGAGCCGCTCGAGGAGGAGTTCGGTCACTTCCGCGAGGACCTGGTGCTGTTCACCTACCTCCACCTGGCGGCGTACCCACAGGTGGCCGACGCGTTGCTGGGCGCCTCCATGACGGCCGTGGCCTACGAGACGGTCCAGACCACCGAGGGAGCCCTGCCGTTGCTGGCCCCGATGAGCGAGGTGGCGGGCCGCATGTCGATACAGATCGGCGCTCACTTCCTGGAGCGCCACAACGGTGGCCGTGGAGTCCTGCTCGGGGGAGCTCCGGGCGTGCGCCCTGCGCGCGTCGTGGTGCTGGGTGCCGGCAACGTCGGATGGAACGCCGCATGGATGGCTGCGGGCCTCGAGGCCGAGGTACACGTGCTCGATCGCAACATCGACCGGCTGCGCTGGACCGACCAGATCCAGATGGGGCGCATCCTCACGCTCGCCTCCAACCGCGGCCAGGTCGAGCGTGCCATTGCGGAGGCGGACCTGGTGATCGGGGCCGTGCTCGTCGCCGGAGGGCGCGCACCGGTGGTGGTGTCCGAGGAGATGGTTGCCACGATGCGGCCGGGCTCGGTGATCGTCGACATCGCGATCGACCAGGGTGGATGCATCGAGACCTCGCGCGAGACCACACACGCGGATCCCGTGTTCGAGCGTCACGGAGTCATCCACTACTGCGTCGGGAACATCCCCGGGGCGGTGCCCCACACCTCGACCTATGCGCTCACCAACGTGACCTTGCCGTACCTGGCGGAGCTCGCCTCACGCGGCGTACGCGATGCGGCCGCCGTCGATCCGTCGCTGGCGCTCGGGGTCAACACGGCCGGTGGGGCGGTTGTCAACGAAGCAGTGGCCGAAGCCCTGGGACGGCCCTACTCACCGCTCAGCGACGCGCTGGACTGA
- a CDS encoding long-chain fatty acid--CoA ligase, with product MSDREPVGLSETVRQAADRFGERTAYVSPTGWEMSYRRLDRLADEVAAGLRELGVGLGDRVAAVMSPRPEYIVLQVAAARAGAALAGVNHKLAEPERAALVALAMPAVVVIDPGQLPASGVGTGDTATVVAEPASSDSDALAELRVAGAGPADPPPDPQRPLAIVFTSGTTGTPRGAVYAQRQVDFITQVDTGGAWGDPDAPGPHGMSGMSLTHLGPTTKLQGKLMRGGTTHLLQRWSPTTALGLVEAYRMPVLAGVPTQMTLMLHHPEVDSFDLSSVRSVVLGGGPAKPSLIHEIRERLGVPVMVRYSCTEAGVGVGTGPTDDPEDAECSVGRAHDGVELSIRDDAGQPVAAGEVGEVCLRSPATMSGYWLDAVATSATTWLDGAIRTGDLGWVDEKGRLHLAGRSGDMFVRGGYNVHPVEVEAAVAGCPGVRDVAVVGRDDDVMGEICVAFVVAHDRDDPPTLDGIRDHALRSLARHKLPERAVLVDALPLTPMEKLDRATLRKMAADMAD from the coding sequence GTGAGCGATCGGGAGCCTGTGGGCCTCAGCGAGACTGTACGACAGGCTGCCGATCGCTTCGGGGAGCGTACCGCCTACGTGTCGCCCACAGGCTGGGAGATGAGCTACCGGCGGCTCGACCGACTCGCCGACGAGGTCGCGGCGGGCCTCCGCGAGCTGGGCGTCGGGCTGGGTGACAGGGTCGCCGCGGTCATGTCGCCGCGCCCGGAGTACATCGTGCTGCAGGTTGCGGCAGCTCGTGCCGGCGCCGCCCTCGCGGGGGTCAATCACAAGCTCGCCGAGCCGGAACGCGCGGCGCTGGTGGCGCTCGCCATGCCCGCCGTGGTCGTGATCGACCCCGGGCAGCTCCCGGCGTCGGGCGTCGGCACTGGCGACACTGCGACGGTCGTTGCCGAACCGGCGAGCTCCGACAGTGACGCGCTCGCAGAACTGCGCGTCGCAGGAGCCGGGCCCGCAGATCCACCGCCTGACCCTCAACGACCCCTGGCCATAGTCTTCACTTCCGGCACCACCGGCACTCCGCGGGGAGCCGTGTATGCACAACGCCAGGTCGACTTCATCACGCAGGTCGACACCGGGGGTGCGTGGGGCGACCCCGATGCTCCCGGGCCCCACGGAATGTCGGGCATGTCACTGACACACCTCGGGCCGACCACGAAGCTGCAGGGCAAGCTGATGCGCGGCGGCACGACCCACTTGCTGCAGCGCTGGTCACCGACCACGGCTCTGGGTCTTGTGGAGGCTTACCGGATGCCCGTGCTGGCGGGGGTGCCCACACAGATGACCCTGATGCTGCACCACCCCGAGGTCGACTCGTTCGACCTCTCGAGCGTGCGCTCAGTGGTCCTGGGCGGAGGGCCCGCCAAGCCGTCGCTGATCCACGAGATCCGCGAGCGCCTCGGCGTGCCGGTGATGGTGCGGTACTCGTGCACCGAGGCGGGGGTCGGGGTCGGCACCGGCCCGACCGACGACCCCGAGGATGCTGAGTGCAGCGTCGGGCGGGCACACGACGGAGTGGAGCTGAGCATCCGCGACGACGCCGGCCAACCGGTAGCCGCGGGCGAGGTGGGCGAGGTCTGCCTGCGCTCGCCGGCAACCATGTCCGGCTACTGGCTCGATGCCGTGGCGACCAGTGCTACCACCTGGCTCGACGGTGCCATCCGCACTGGGGACCTCGGCTGGGTCGACGAGAAGGGCCGACTGCATCTCGCGGGCCGCAGCGGCGACATGTTCGTGAGAGGTGGCTACAACGTGCATCCGGTGGAAGTGGAAGCGGCTGTCGCCGGATGCCCCGGAGTTCGCGACGTTGCAGTCGTGGGCCGCGACGATGACGTAATGGGCGAGATCTGCGTTGCATTCGTCGTGGCCCACGATCGCGACGACCCACCGACGCTGGATGGGATCCGCGACCACGCACTGAGGTCGCTCGCACGGCACAAGCTCCCCGAGCGGGCCGTGTTGGTGGACGCTCTTCCGCTGACACCCATGGAGAAGCTGGACCGGGCGACGCTGCGCAAGATGGCAGCGGACATGGCTGACTGA